The Pseudomonas fluorescens genome includes a window with the following:
- a CDS encoding L-iditol 2-dehydrogenase, whose amino-acid sequence MKRLEGKSALVTGAARGIGRTFAQAYINEGATVAIADIDLERAQATAAELGDSAYAVKMDVTDQASIDQAIEAVVARVGKLDILINNAALFDLAPIVEITRQSYERLFSINVAGTLFTLQAAARQMIRQGHGGRIINMASQAGRRGEALVGVYCATKAAVISLTQSAGLDLIKHRINVNAIAPGVVDGEHWDGVDALFARHENLPLGEKKRQAGQQVPYGRMGTAEDLTGMAIFLASTESEYVVAQTYNVDGGNWMS is encoded by the coding sequence ATGAAAAGACTGGAAGGAAAAAGTGCCCTGGTGACCGGTGCCGCCCGCGGTATCGGCAGGACATTCGCCCAGGCCTACATCAACGAAGGCGCCACGGTAGCGATCGCCGATATCGACCTGGAGCGGGCCCAGGCCACCGCCGCCGAACTGGGCGATAGCGCCTACGCGGTCAAAATGGACGTGACGGACCAGGCTTCGATCGACCAGGCCATCGAGGCCGTGGTGGCCCGGGTGGGCAAGCTGGATATCCTGATCAACAACGCCGCGCTGTTCGACCTGGCGCCCATCGTGGAAATCACCCGCCAGAGCTACGAGCGGCTGTTTTCCATCAATGTCGCCGGCACGCTGTTCACCCTGCAAGCGGCGGCGCGGCAGATGATCCGCCAGGGCCATGGCGGCCGGATCATCAACATGGCCAGCCAGGCCGGTCGGCGTGGCGAAGCGCTGGTCGGTGTCTATTGCGCCACCAAGGCAGCGGTGATCAGCCTGACCCAGTCCGCCGGGCTGGATCTGATCAAGCATCGGATCAACGTCAACGCCATCGCCCCCGGCGTGGTGGATGGCGAGCATTGGGATGGCGTGGATGCGTTGTTCGCCCGCCACGAAAACCTGCCGTTGGGGGAAAAGAAGCGCCAGGCAGGGCAACAGGTGCCCTATGGCCGGATGGGCACTGCGGAAGACCTCACCGGGATGGCGATTTTCCTCGCCTCGACGGAGAGCGAGTACGTGGTCGCGCAGACCTATAACGTCGATGGCGGGAACTGGATGAGCTGA
- a CDS encoding AraC family transcriptional regulator yields the protein MPDPRTPLFEQRPAELEVILPEPEHSFRWYEHDYPYPMARWNHHPEFEIHLIRQGSGKLLAGDYIGPFGPGHVAMIGPDLPHDWMGDLASGEHLPGRDVVLQFDGATLLTLRRTLPELGDLQGLFERARRGLAFGGNTARQAAHLLEAIGPAQGLARLALFLELLHTLNQAPGDEALSLASPCYAPTLDARSSERIHKAFEYLQAELTGDLRLSVIARQLDMSEPGFSRFFKRITGHGFIDLMRKLRVQRACRLLLQSEMPVTDICFEVGYNNLSNFNRHFRIEMNQTPSEYRRGAFAPA from the coding sequence ATGCCTGATCCCCGAACGCCCCTGTTCGAGCAGCGACCAGCCGAACTGGAAGTCATCCTGCCTGAGCCCGAACACAGTTTTCGCTGGTACGAGCATGATTACCCGTACCCGATGGCGCGCTGGAACCATCACCCTGAATTTGAAATCCACCTGATCCGCCAGGGCAGCGGCAAGCTGTTGGCGGGCGACTACATCGGTCCGTTTGGCCCTGGCCATGTGGCGATGATCGGCCCGGACTTGCCCCACGACTGGATGGGCGACCTGGCGTCGGGCGAGCACCTGCCCGGGCGCGACGTGGTCTTGCAGTTCGACGGTGCCACGTTGCTGACCTTGCGCCGAACCCTGCCCGAACTGGGCGATTTGCAGGGCTTGTTCGAACGCGCCCGCCGCGGCCTGGCCTTCGGCGGCAACACCGCGCGGCAGGCCGCGCACCTGCTGGAAGCCATCGGCCCGGCCCAGGGACTGGCGCGGTTGGCGCTGTTCCTGGAACTGCTTCACACCCTCAACCAAGCCCCTGGCGACGAAGCCTTGAGCCTGGCGAGCCCTTGCTATGCGCCGACCCTCGATGCGCGCAGCTCCGAGCGCATCCATAAAGCCTTCGAATACTTGCAGGCCGAACTCACCGGCGACCTGCGCCTGTCGGTGATCGCCCGCCAATTGGACATGAGCGAGCCAGGCTTCTCGAGGTTCTTCAAGCGCATCACCGGGCACGGTTTCATTGACTTGATGCGCAAGCTGCGGGTCCAGCGTGCCTGTCGCTTGCTGTTGCAGAGTGAAATGCCCGTGACCGATATCTGTTTTGAAGTGGGCTACAACAACTTGTCCAACTTCAACCGGCATTTTCGGATAGAAATGAACCAGACCCCCAGCGAGTACCGGCGGGGCGCTTTTGCCCCTGCTTGA
- the mqo gene encoding malate dehydrogenase (quinone) — MLKKTHTALLGLAMAMGLATTHAAEPKKVDVLLIGGGIMSSTLGVWLNELEPGWTMEMVERLDGVAEESSNGWNNAGTGHSALAELNYTPEDKNGKVDISKAIEINEAFQISRQFWSWQVKNGVLKNPRSFINSTPHMSFLWGDENIAFLKKRYEALQASPLFAGMQYSEDREQISKWVPLMMQGRDPSQKVAATWSPLGTDVNFGEITRQFAAYLQTKPNFSLKLSSEVEEITRNEDGTWRVSYKNLKDGTETETDAKFVFIGAGGGALHLLQKSDIPEAREYAGFPVGGSFLVTENPTVAQLHLAKAYGKASVGAPPMSVPHLDTRVLDGKRVILFGPFATFSTKFLKNGSYFDLLTSTTTHNVWPMTKVGIEQYPLVEYLAGQLMLSDEDRFNALKEYFPEAKQEDWRLWQAGQRVQIIKRDEEKGGVLKLGTEVVASQDGSIAGLLGASPGASTAAPIMLTVLEKVFKDKVASPAWQEKLHQIVPSYGTKLNDSPERVAQEWAYTSEVLQLDPPPAIGKPGATAAPAKPGAAREANPAADMAL; from the coding sequence ATGTTGAAGAAAACACACACGGCGCTACTGGGCCTGGCGATGGCGATGGGTCTTGCGACCACGCATGCCGCCGAGCCAAAAAAAGTGGATGTCTTGCTCATTGGTGGGGGCATCATGAGCTCGACACTCGGCGTCTGGCTCAATGAGCTGGAGCCGGGCTGGACCATGGAAATGGTCGAGCGCCTGGACGGTGTTGCCGAAGAGAGCTCCAACGGCTGGAACAATGCCGGTACCGGTCACTCTGCGCTGGCCGAGCTGAACTACACGCCGGAAGACAAGAACGGCAAGGTCGATATCTCCAAGGCCATCGAAATCAACGAAGCCTTCCAGATCTCCCGTCAGTTCTGGTCCTGGCAGGTCAAGAACGGCGTGTTGAAGAACCCGCGTTCGTTCATTAACTCCACGCCGCACATGAGCTTTTTGTGGGGCGACGAGAACATCGCGTTCCTGAAGAAGCGCTACGAAGCCCTCCAGGCCAGCCCGTTGTTCGCCGGCATGCAGTATTCCGAAGATCGCGAGCAGATCAGCAAGTGGGTGCCGCTGATGATGCAAGGGCGTGACCCGAGCCAGAAAGTCGCGGCCACTTGGAGTCCACTGGGCACCGACGTGAACTTCGGCGAAATCACGCGTCAATTCGCAGCTTACCTGCAAACCAAGCCGAACTTCTCCCTCAAGCTGTCCAGCGAAGTGGAAGAGATCACCCGCAACGAAGACGGCACCTGGCGCGTTTCGTACAAGAACCTGAAAGACGGTACCGAAACCGAGACCGACGCCAAGTTCGTGTTCATCGGCGCCGGCGGTGGTGCCTTGCACCTGCTGCAGAAGTCCGACATTCCGGAAGCCCGTGAATACGCAGGTTTCCCGGTGGGTGGTTCGTTCCTGGTCACCGAAAACCCGACCGTCGCCCAGCTGCACCTGGCCAAGGCCTACGGCAAGGCTTCGGTGGGCGCACCGCCGATGTCGGTTCCGCACCTGGACACCCGTGTGCTCGATGGCAAGCGCGTGATCCTGTTTGGCCCGTTCGCAACCTTCTCCACCAAGTTCCTGAAGAACGGTTCGTACTTCGACCTGCTGACCAGCACCACCACCCACAACGTGTGGCCGATGACCAAGGTCGGTATCGAACAGTACCCACTGGTCGAGTACCTGGCCGGTCAACTGATGCTGTCGGATGAAGATCGCTTCAACGCCCTGAAAGAGTACTTCCCGGAGGCCAAGCAGGAAGACTGGCGCCTGTGGCAGGCTGGTCAGCGCGTGCAGATCATCAAGCGTGACGAAGAGAAGGGCGGCGTGCTGAAACTCGGCACCGAAGTGGTCGCGTCCCAGGACGGCAGCATCGCCGGCCTGCTGGGTGCCTCGCCAGGCGCCTCGACCGCCGCACCGATCATGCTGACCGTGCTTGAAAAGGTCTTCAAGGACAAGGTCGCCAGCCCGGCCTGGCAGGAAAAACTGCACCAGATCGTGCCAAGCTACGGCACCAAGCTCAACGATAGCCCTGAGCGTGTCGCCCAGGAATGGGCCTACACCAGCGAGGTCCTGCAACTGGATCCTCCGCCGGCGATTGGCAAGCCAGGCGCCACCGCGGCACCGGCCAAGCCGGGCGCAGCCCGTGAAGCCAACCCAGCGGCTGACATGGCGCTGTAA
- a CDS encoding CAP domain-containing protein, whose amino-acid sequence MRAISSVMGLVVLSLGLLFTTGATATEETQLVESINLYRSQSQSCAGQASLELPPLAMDSRLILSANGIGDLQQALARAAYPMVNVQAISLSGPRDAQSAMKAVQESFCQVVLDPQFIDIGVSRLDREWRIVLARPLLSARLGDWQAEGQKLLKLINSARTQPRRCGTETFAATTPLAWNATLALAAVNHTRAMANNNFFDHKDRDNRMPGDRAELAGYLGQLIGENIAAGQDTALKVVDGWLASPGHCANLMNPQFRELGAGYASDPKSDAGIYWTAMFGTQ is encoded by the coding sequence ATGCGTGCCATTTCATCCGTCATGGGTCTTGTCGTGCTGTCGCTGGGCCTGCTATTCACCACCGGTGCCACGGCCACCGAAGAGACGCAACTGGTCGAGTCCATCAACCTTTACCGCAGCCAGTCCCAAAGCTGTGCCGGCCAGGCCTCGCTGGAGTTGCCACCGCTGGCGATGGATTCCCGGCTGATCCTGTCGGCCAATGGCATCGGCGACCTGCAGCAGGCGCTGGCGCGGGCGGCCTATCCAATGGTCAACGTGCAGGCCATCAGCCTGTCCGGGCCGCGCGACGCGCAATCAGCCATGAAAGCCGTCCAGGAAAGCTTCTGCCAGGTAGTACTCGACCCGCAGTTCATCGACATCGGCGTCAGCCGCCTGGACCGCGAATGGCGTATCGTGCTGGCGCGCCCACTGTTGTCGGCGCGCCTGGGTGATTGGCAAGCCGAGGGCCAGAAGCTGCTGAAACTGATCAACAGTGCCCGCACCCAGCCGCGTCGCTGTGGCACCGAAACCTTCGCCGCCACCACGCCGCTGGCCTGGAACGCCACCTTGGCCCTGGCCGCTGTGAACCACACCCGGGCCATGGCCAACAACAATTTCTTCGACCACAAGGACCGCGACAACCGCATGCCGGGCGACCGCGCCGAACTGGCCGGCTATCTGGGCCAGTTGATCGGCGAGAACATCGCCGCCGGACAGGACACTGCGCTCAAGGTGGTGGACGGCTGGCTGGCCAGCCCGGGGCACTGCGCCAACCTGATGAACCCGCAGTTCCGCGAATTGGGCGCCGGGTACGCGAGCGACCCGAAAAGCGATGCCGGGATCTATTGGACGGCGATGTTTGGCACTCAATAG